ATAATCAGATGCACAGCAATCGCCGAAAGCAGAAACATGAAAAGGTAATTTGAAGTGGCTTTTTTCTCTCTGACCTGCAAAAGCCAAAGCGCAACAATTGCCTGAAAAGCCCCAATAATAACGATATATTGCATTTTCCCTTAGGTTTATACAAAATAAATACAAAACCATCACTTATACCTTCTCAATCTTATTATATATCTATTAAAAATTTAATAATGAAATTAATATTTGGTTAATAGATAAATAATAAATAGTTAAAATGGTTTAATTTGTTAATAATCAATTATTTGAAGGTATCAAACCAACGAGTGACACGTTTGGATTTATGATTTTTTTCACAGGACGAATTGAAGTGCGGATCTGCCCAATTTTACCATAAAAAAAATTCCTATGAATAATTCTATTGGTTTTTCAAATCAGAAGTCGAGGATTATACAGATATCTGCTTTTTTTCTGTTGGCTTCTTTTGGAACCATTCATGCACAAACCATCAAAGGAACTGTGGTTGGAAAAACAAACGGAGCGCTTCCTGGAGCTAATATTTCGATTGTAGATGCTGATGCGAAATCTGTTTCGTCTTTAGATGGAGATTTTAATTTATTATCTCCAAAGTTAGGCGAGATTAATGTAAAAGTTGAATATATCGGCTATGAGACGAAAATTTTCCCTGTAACCATTAAAGAAGGAACGAATGATCTGGGCTACCTCACAATAAATCCTGAAGACAAAAAAGTAAAAGATAAGGTAAGCGATATTCAGGAGGTTGTGATTGCGCGACCTAATGCACTAACTCAGGCGAAAGCGTACGAAATCAAGAAAAATAATAACGCGATTATGGAAGTTATCGCCGCCGATGCGATTGGTAAACTTCCGGATAGAAACGCCGCAGAAGCTGTACAGAGAGTTCAGGGTGTTGCGGTGGCAAGGTATCATGGGGAAGCAGATCAGGCAACGGTGCGAGGAACTCCTTTTGCATGGACTTCCGCTTTATTCAACGGAAACCGACTTCCTAGTGCCAACGTTTTAGGAAACAGATCTTTCGTTTTGGATGTTGTTCCTTCTGAATTGATTCAGTTTGTACAGGTTTCAAAAGCGGTAACGCCTGATATGGATGGCGATGCGATTGGCGGAAGCATCAATTTCATCACAAGAACGGCGCCGGCAAAGAAAACATTAAGCGTAAGTGGAGCAGGAGGGTATAATAATTTCTCTCATAATGCGACGTACAACGGTTCTATCGTATATGGCGATCGCTTTTTCAAAAATAAATTAGGCGTTATCTTATCGGGTGCGATTTGGGACAGACAATGGGGCGCAGATGCTTTTGATGTGACGTATAATACAGGTGCTGAAAATGATGTTCAGAAGAAATCGATCAACTCGGTGATGATGAAAAGGTATATGGGAACGAGACGAACAATTGGTCTGAATGGCGGTCTGGAATATAAATTAAATGCCAATAACAAGTTCTATTTCAGAGGAATGTTTAATAAATTTGATGATATTCGTCCAGTTTACGAATCGTATGTAGATTATACCAACAATCGTTATCAGTACAATTTCAGATATTCTCATTATCAAACGGAATTATACGGAATGGAGTTAGGCGGGGAACACAGCATCACTCCAAAACTGAATATTGATTGGATGTTAAGCGATTATCAGGCAAAATATTTCCTGGATACGCCGCCAACTAATGAAATAAAAGGGCTTCCAATAGCGACTTTCAGACAAAAAATAACAGGCGGATTTACCAATCTTTCCAATGATGGAAAACGCTATTGGGGATTTGATTCACCAAACGGAATTGGCGGAGAATATATGGATTATACCTCCGATACAGCCAATCCGAACGAAGTAATGAGCGCAGATAAGTTATTGCTTTCTCAATTGGTCATTGCAAAATTGGATAATAATGAAAGGGATAAAATCGCAAGAGTTAATTTAAAATATGATGTTAATTCAAATATTACATTGAAAATTGGCGCAAAATACAGAGAAAAAGACAGAAATAGCACTTATGGTTACAATGCTGTTTTTATTCCCACGACTTCATCATTGTTAAATCTTTCTCAGCTTTCAACTTCTGAACCACCGAAAGGAACAGCATTTTTAGGCGGAATGAATGGTAATTTTGATCAATATGTGATGAATCCGCCAACGAAGGATCAATTATTCCAGATGTTTTCTCCTGCGTTTCTTCAGGAAAATGGTTTTAAAGATTATTCAAGTGCTGAAGCCAATGCCACAAGTGTTTACACAGGTGAAGAATCGGTTTTTGCAACTTATGCAATGGCAGAAATTAAAGCCAGCGATAAATTTAAAATCGTAGGAGGTTTTAGAAATGAAACGACGAGACTAACACTAAAAGGAGCAAAATCTACCAAAGAAGGAAGCTCAAGCGTCATTACGCCGTCTGTGGTCGAAAGTAACTACAACGCTTTTCTTCCGATGTTGCATTTGCGTTATAATTTTTCGCCAAAAGCGAGCGTGAGATTTGCCTATACAAAATCATTCATTAGACCGAATTTCGGAGATATGTCGCCGGGTTCTACGATAGATAATACCACAAACCCGATGAGAATTACAAGAGGAAATCCTGATCTGAAGCCTACTTTCAGCCATAATTTAGATTTGATGGGAGAGTATTACTTCAATAATATCGGAATTCTTTCTGGTGGAGTTTTCTACAAAAAAATCTCAGATATTGTATTTTCAGACACTTCGATGATGAATGTGGGCGGAACAGATTATATGGTTTCTCAGCCTAAAAATCTTCAGGATTCTAAATTATTCGGTTTTGAAATAGGAATTAATAAAAGACTAGATTTCTTGCCAGGCTTCTGGAACGGTTTCGGAGTTGAATTTAATTATACATTCATCGATTCAAAAGTGGAAGTTCCGAGAACGGATAAAAATGGAGTTATTCATTTTGATAAAACAGCGCTTCCGAATCAATCCAGAAATTTATTCAATGCGATTCTGTATTACGAAAGCAACAAAGTGATGATTCGTCTGGCCGGAAATTATCGTGGAAAATCGGTGGAAACCATCAACCAAAGTTTAGGTCCGGATTATTATATCTGGTCTGACAAAAATTTCACCATCGATTTCTCCGCAAGCTATGACATCAGCAAAAAAGTGAAATTATTTATTGAATTAAACAACTTAAGCAACGAAAGTCTGAGACTGTATATGGGTGATAACAAACAGAGGATCACTTCTAATGAATGGTACGGCAGCAGAGGACAAATGGGCGTTCGTTGGCAAATATTTTAAAATGTAAACATGAAAAAATTAGTATTAACAGCAGCAATTATTGCTTTTGGAGCAACAGCAAATGCGCAAATTAAAGACAGTATTCGCAGAGTGGTAAAAATGGAAGGAGCCTACAATTTCAGAGATACGGGAGGCTATAAAACAGCAGACGGCAAAGAAGTAATGTTGGGGAAGGTTTTCAGAAGTGACGCTATTGATAAGCTTTCTGATAAGGATTTAAAAACTTTTCAGGATAAGAAAATCACGACGGTGGTAGATTTCAGGGGAATTGAAGAAGCGAAAAAAGCTCCGGACAGATTGCCGCAAAATACAAACTATCTTCTATGCCCGGCGGGAAGCAACAATCTTCCGAATGCTCAGGATATGGTGAAATTTTTGAAGGATAAAAATTTCCTTTTTGATATGTATGGCGAAGGTGGATTGCCTTATTTCGGTGAAAGATACAGACCTTTATTTGTGAAATTACTGACAATGCAACCCAACGAAGCGCTTTTATATCATTGCACGGGAGGTCGCGACAGAACAGGAATGGCTTCAGCATTATTCTTAAAAATATTAGGCGTTCCGCAGGATGTGATTGAAAATGATTATGTGGCTTCCAACTATTATTTAGCTAAAAATCCAACGATGAAAAATATGTATTCGGGATTGTCTAAAATGGCTGGAATGAGTGAAGCAGAAATTAAACAACAAATGGAATTACGTCCGGAACTGATCAGAAATTTCTTCGCTGCGATCAATAAAAAATACGGAAGTGTAGAAAATTTCTTTCAGGTTGAAATAGGAATGGGACCGAATGAAATTGCTATTTTAAAACAGAAATATTTGAAATAAAGAATGGTGAATTAACAATTCATTTGCTTTAGCAAAATTCACAATTCACCAATAAAATACTAGATTTAAATTTGAAAAAGCCGTCTCAATAGCTGAGGCGACTTTTTCTTATATAATAAATAAACTTGCTGTTAAACGGTGGCGTTTCCTTCCACGCCATCCGAATTATCGGTCTTTTTACCGGTAATCGCGGCAGCCACAAAACTGAATAAACTTACTAGTTTTCCGGCTTTTGTATCCCAATAATAGGTTTCCTTCGGTTCCACACGAATAATAGAAACATTGGGGTCATCTTTTCCATCAAACCATGCATTGGCCATTGGCGACCATTTGTCTTCAATGGTAGATTTATCCTTATAAATAGAGGCATCTCCATACACCGAAAGGTATTGAGAATCGCTGTTGTTCATAAAGAAAAGCTGAACTCTTTTGTCTTCTTTTATTTCAAAATTTTTGTTGCTGGCTTCACTGCTGATAAACCAAAGATTTCCTTCATCATCAGTTTCCTGTAAGCCCATCGGACGCGAGTTGACCGGAATTGTATCGAGCTCTGTACAAAACATACAGATTTTTGCTTTTTCCGATAATTCTTTAATTTTTTGAATCGCTTCAACGTGATTAAGATTTTCTGTTGACATAATATTATATTTTAAGTTATTTGGTGTAAGAAATTATTTAAAATCAAAATTTTGATTTCTAATTACCATTCAAATATGTGACCAAAAGAAAATTTTAAAGTGTTAAAAAAATAAATAAGTGATCTTTTATTTAAAGCTTATTTAAACTTTTTTACCACAAAAGAACCAAAATATTTTTGCACTCTAGTTATTTTAAGTTGGGTAGCTAAGTATAAAAAAGAGCATATAAGTAAAAAGAAATCAAATATTTTTGTTTTGCAGACTTTTGAAATGCTTTTAAAAAACCGAATAAAGTCTTTTGCTTCTTTTGCGGTTAAATTCAAAGTTAGTTTAAACAGGTTTTAAACTTAAAAAAGTGTATCTTCTTCATTATAATTGATTAAAATGTCTTCATTTATACAAGTATTGTCAGCATTTTAACTATTATTCAGCTATGAAAAATCTTATTTTTGTATTATAGTAAATATTGTATGCGCTTATTATTTTCACTTGTTGCTACGGCGGTTTTTAGTTTTCATTCTTTTGCTCAGAATCGGGAAGCTGCTTTTCAGAAAATCATGGATTCTGCCTATAAAGTCAATCCTGAAACGCTTGGGATGATTGTTCATATAGAATCGCCAGCTCAGAAAATTTCCTGGAGCTATGCAGTTGGTCACAACGGAAACAATAATTCTTCAAAGATCGATCCGCAACAACCACTTTTGATAGCCAGTAATACAAAACCTTACATTTCATCAACCATTCTTCAGTTAATTGAACAAAATAAACTGAATATAGATGAACCTGTTAAAAATTTACTAAGCGAAAAAACAGTCAAAGCACTTTCTGGGAACGGTTATAATTTGGATAAAATTAATCTGAAACATCTTTTATCTCATACTTCGGGTATCAATGATTACGTAACGGAGGATTATTTTAAATTTATTGATGAACATAAAAAGTATAATTGGACAAGAGATGAGCAGATTGCTTTGGCTTCAAAACAGCCGAAAGTAGGAGAACCGGGAACGGTTTTCAGATATGCTGATATCAATTATGTTGTGCTTTCTGAAATTATTGAGATAAAAACAGGAAAACCTTTCTATAAAGCTGTTCGCGAACTTTTAGATTATAAAAAATTAGGTTTGAAAAACACTTGGTTTGTTCAGTTGGAAAATAAGCCGAAAAATAGTTTGCCTTTGGTGAATCAGTTTTGGAGCGGCCACCATTGGGAAATTAAAGATTTAAACCCTTCCTGGGATTTGTATGGCGGCGGCGGAATGGCTTCTAATGTTGATGAAATGGCAAAATATTTTCAATTATTATTCAACGGAAAAGTGATTAAAAATCCTGAAATTTTAAAACTAATATACACCGATGTTCCACCCAATCTTGAGATCAATTACTGTTTGGGAATCCGAAAAATAAAAGTAGGAGATATGATGGCGTATAATCACGGCGGTGGTTTGGGAACAGATGTCATTTACCTTCCGGAGCTTGATTCAACAATTTCCATCGCTTCATTAGATGCCGAAAAACGACCGGTTGTTGTGGGAGCGGAGAAACTTTTAGCTAAGAAATTAAAGACTTTCTATAAAAAGTAATCAATGAAGAATTTTAACTAATTTAAAAATAATTACAAATTATTTTCATCATCCAAATTCACATTACTATCTAAATCTTCCATCGATTTATTTAATGAAACTTAATCTGAAAATCTTAATATTTATAGTAATTTCGTCGTTCAATTAAAACTTTCAGGTATACATGCAGATTGATTCTACCCCTCGTATTTCACGTACCGTTATTTGGCTTATGTCGATTATTTCCGGATTGGTTGTGGCCAATAATTATTATAACCAGCCTTTGCTAGGACTTATTTCTAAAGATTTAGCTATCACCGAAAGCGCTGCAGGAAAAATTTCAGTTTTAACCCAGTTGGGATATGCCGCCGGATTATTGCTGATTGTACCTTTGGGAGATAAGTTTCTCCGTAAAAAACTGATTCTTATTGATTTATTGCTAGTTTTTGGTTCATTATTGTGGATGACTTTCGCTACCGAATTGTGGATGCTCTATGTTGCCAGTCTGCTGATTGGGACGACCTCTGTTATTCCGCAGTTATTTGTTCCTATTGCGGCCGAACTTTCATCGGATGAAGAAAGATCTGGAAATATAGGACTGGTAATGTCAGGATTGTTGCTGGGGATTCTTTTGTCCCGTTTCGTGGGCGGAATTGTAGGCGAAATTTGGGGATGGAGAGCCATGTTTGGAATTGCTGCCGGATTAATGATCGTTGTCTGGCTTGCCGTTTATAAGATGTTGCCTGAAATTCATCCTAATTTTAAAGGAACTTATAAAGAATTGATGCGTTCTGTAGCAAATTTAGCGAGAACTCAGCCCGTTTTACAATTGGCTTCTTTCCGAGGTGCAATGGCTTTCGGATCAATGTGCGCTTTGTTCACCACCTTGGTATTTCATATGGAAAAACCTCCTTTCAATGCGGGAGCTTCCGTAGTTGGCAGTTTCGGATTGGCAGGAGCTGTTGGAGCATTAGCTGCTGCAAAAGTGGGCAAACTTCAGAAATATTTTGATATCAACCGAATTATTTTTTATTCTTTACTGATCGTTTTGGGAAGCTGGGCATTTACCTATTTTGCCGGAGAAACCTATTGGGGGCTGATTGTTGGGGTTGTTCTTGTCGATTTAGGCGTACAATCCAGCCATATTATGAATCAGACAAATTATTTCATGATTAAATCCAATGCTGTAAACCGATTGAACACCGTGTATATGGTTTCGTATTTCATCGGTGGATCCTTGGGAACCTGGACGGCCTCTTTGGCATGGCAACAGGCACAATGGGCGGGCGTTTGTACAGTAGGCGCTACGATGGGTGTTTTAGCCTTAATTGCCCATTTATTATTCTGCAAAAAAGTAAATGCTGCTCAATAATATTTTTAATTTTTAACCACAAAAGTTTACTTAAAATAATTAATGTATAAATGCTTTTGTGGTTAAAAATCATTATTTCCTTAGTCTTCAACAAGACTTTCTTCCTGAACTAAACTTCTGTGTTTATTTCCCCATTTGCTCAATTGTTTCCATATTGGGATCAGTTCATTAGCAATTTCTGTCATTTCATAATGGACTCTTGGCGGAACTTCTGCATAAACGGTTCTTTTTACCAGCCCTTCCTTTTCTAATTCACGAAGTTGAAGCGTAAGCATTCTTTCTGTAATTCCGTTGATACATTTTCGAAGTTCACTGAAACGCAGTTTTCCATATTCTAATTTACACAATATCAATAGTTTCCATCTTCCTCCGATTTTGCAAACGGCATAGGTAAGATCGCACTCTGTAATATATTGTTCATTAATGCTATTCGTCGAATTTTCCTTTCTTTTTCCCATTACTTACAAATTTGTTCGTACCATACAATTAGCTGCGTACTGTGCAAATGTAAGACTTCTATTTAATTTTGCATCAAACTTTAAAGACTCCATGAAAAAACTCGTCGGAATAATGCTCCTGTCAGGATTGATTTCCTGCAATACGATAAATAATAAAAAAATGAATACAATTCAGTTAAATCCAGAAATAGCCAAAATTCTTGAAAACCTACAGCAAATCCATGTTTTTGATGGTAAAGATATTTTAGATATGAGCCGAAAAGGCTATGAAACGATGGCTGTTCAGCTTGGTGGAAAAAAAGAAGCGGTAAGAATGATCGAAGAATTTAATATTCCTCAAAACGACCACGAAATTCCTATCCGAATTTACAGACCTAACGAAATTGAAAGTGAAAAATCATCAGCCATCGTTTATCTTCATGGCGGTTGGTTTATTTCCGGAAGTTTTGAAACTCATGATGCTATCGTTCGTCAATTGGCAAATGCAACAGGTTCTGCTGTCATTTTTGTTGATTATCGTCTGGCTCCTGAATATCCTTTTCCTGCAGGTTTTAATGATGCTCAATTGGCCACGGAATGGATCATTAATAATGCAGAACAACTTCATTTAGACAAAAATAAGATCGGAATCATTGGCGACAGTGCCGGAGGAGCTTTAGCGACAGGAGTTTCAACTCAATTAGGTGAAAAACTGAAATTTCAGGTACTGATTTATCCCGCAGCAGACAATACATTTCAAACAGCATCATGGAAAGACTATGAAAATGGACCGATTATCAATAAAGAAGAGGGAATAAGAGCCTGGAATTGGTATCTGGACAACACTTCCTATCATCAAAATCCATTAGCCGTTCCCTTATTAATTAAAGATTTTAAAAATACGCCGCCAACTTTTGTTTTATTGGCTGAACATGATCCGTTACGGGATGAAAGTCAGCAATTGGCAGAGCAGATGAAAGCTTCCGGAATTCAGGTGAAGACGGTTGTTTATAAAGAAATGGTTCATGGCTTTATGCACATGGGCGCTGTCTTAAAAGAAGCAAAAGAGGCTGCTCAGGAAATTGCGGCATTTACGAAAGAAAATTTAAAATAATCGAAGAGAATTTTTACATGAAAAAATATGCATACGTTGGCTTTTTAGGCTTTTTAGCCGTTATTACCACCGAATTTGGAGTGATTGGGATTTTACCGCAAATCGCTGAACACTATAAAATCAGTATTGATAAAGCAGGCTATTTATTAAGTGCTTTTGCTTTAATTATCGCACTTACAGGACCATTCATGACCTTATTGACCTCAGGTTTTGATCGTAAAAAGATCATGTTCACCTCCATCGCGATATTTCTTTTTACAGGTTTTGTATCCTCATTTTCGCCGCCATTTTGGGCTTTGATTCTGGTCAGGATTCTTCCTGCTTTTTTACAGCCCGTTTATATCGCGACCGCTTTATCCGTTGCAATCTCGAATGCTGAAGATGATAAGAAAAATGAATTGATGAGCATTGTTTTCAGTGGAGTGACTGTTGCTATGGTTACTACAGTTCCTTTTGCAACTTGGATTTCCAGCCTTTGGTCGTGGGAATATTCATTCATGATTCAAACCGTTGTCAGTTTTATTGCTTTGGTTATCATTTATTTTACGCTTCCTTCCATGCCGGTAAAAGAGAAAAAATCGTACGGAACACAACTTAAAATCCTTACTCAGCCTACTTTTGTGCTAAGTACAGCAGCCAATTTTTTCATGATTACGGCATGGTTTTCTACCTACAGCTATTTTGCTGATTATCTGAATAAAGCAAAAGGAATGAATGAAACTATGGTAAGTTATATGTTGTTCGTATTCGGGATTATCGGTGTTTTATCAACCTGGATGGCCGGAAAAATGCTTAATAAAAATGTAACGAAAACAACTGCATTTTTTCTTTCCGGAACATTGATAATTCCTGTTTTATTGTACTTTTCAAATGGAAATTTATTGTCAACTATTGTGGTGATAGGGATTTGGGGCTTCATGTACTCGCCAAGTTTTCTGAATGCTTCAACCTATATGATCTCATCAGCTCCCGATTCTTTAGAATTTGCGAACAGTTTAGCAACCTCAT
The sequence above is a segment of the Chryseobacterium sp. MYb264 genome. Coding sequences within it:
- a CDS encoding TonB-dependent receptor, with the protein product MNNSIGFSNQKSRIIQISAFFLLASFGTIHAQTIKGTVVGKTNGALPGANISIVDADAKSVSSLDGDFNLLSPKLGEINVKVEYIGYETKIFPVTIKEGTNDLGYLTINPEDKKVKDKVSDIQEVVIARPNALTQAKAYEIKKNNNAIMEVIAADAIGKLPDRNAAEAVQRVQGVAVARYHGEADQATVRGTPFAWTSALFNGNRLPSANVLGNRSFVLDVVPSELIQFVQVSKAVTPDMDGDAIGGSINFITRTAPAKKTLSVSGAGGYNNFSHNATYNGSIVYGDRFFKNKLGVILSGAIWDRQWGADAFDVTYNTGAENDVQKKSINSVMMKRYMGTRRTIGLNGGLEYKLNANNKFYFRGMFNKFDDIRPVYESYVDYTNNRYQYNFRYSHYQTELYGMELGGEHSITPKLNIDWMLSDYQAKYFLDTPPTNEIKGLPIATFRQKITGGFTNLSNDGKRYWGFDSPNGIGGEYMDYTSDTANPNEVMSADKLLLSQLVIAKLDNNERDKIARVNLKYDVNSNITLKIGAKYREKDRNSTYGYNAVFIPTTSSLLNLSQLSTSEPPKGTAFLGGMNGNFDQYVMNPPTKDQLFQMFSPAFLQENGFKDYSSAEANATSVYTGEESVFATYAMAEIKASDKFKIVGGFRNETTRLTLKGAKSTKEGSSSVITPSVVESNYNAFLPMLHLRYNFSPKASVRFAYTKSFIRPNFGDMSPGSTIDNTTNPMRITRGNPDLKPTFSHNLDLMGEYYFNNIGILSGGVFYKKISDIVFSDTSMMNVGGTDYMVSQPKNLQDSKLFGFEIGINKRLDFLPGFWNGFGVEFNYTFIDSKVEVPRTDKNGVIHFDKTALPNQSRNLFNAILYYESNKVMIRLAGNYRGKSVETINQSLGPDYYIWSDKNFTIDFSASYDISKKVKLFIELNNLSNESLRLYMGDNKQRITSNEWYGSRGQMGVRWQIF
- a CDS encoding tyrosine-protein phosphatase, with the protein product MKKLVLTAAIIAFGATANAQIKDSIRRVVKMEGAYNFRDTGGYKTADGKEVMLGKVFRSDAIDKLSDKDLKTFQDKKITTVVDFRGIEEAKKAPDRLPQNTNYLLCPAGSNNLPNAQDMVKFLKDKNFLFDMYGEGGLPYFGERYRPLFVKLLTMQPNEALLYHCTGGRDRTGMASALFLKILGVPQDVIENDYVASNYYLAKNPTMKNMYSGLSKMAGMSEAEIKQQMELRPELIRNFFAAINKKYGSVENFFQVEIGMGPNEIAILKQKYLK
- a CDS encoding pyridoxamine 5'-phosphate oxidase family protein; this translates as MSTENLNHVEAIQKIKELSEKAKICMFCTELDTIPVNSRPMGLQETDDEGNLWFISSEASNKNFEIKEDKRVQLFFMNNSDSQYLSVYGDASIYKDKSTIEDKWSPMANAWFDGKDDPNVSIIRVEPKETYYWDTKAGKLVSLFSFVAAAITGKKTDNSDGVEGNATV
- a CDS encoding serine hydrolase domain-containing protein, with amino-acid sequence MRLLFSLVATAVFSFHSFAQNREAAFQKIMDSAYKVNPETLGMIVHIESPAQKISWSYAVGHNGNNNSSKIDPQQPLLIASNTKPYISSTILQLIEQNKLNIDEPVKNLLSEKTVKALSGNGYNLDKINLKHLLSHTSGINDYVTEDYFKFIDEHKKYNWTRDEQIALASKQPKVGEPGTVFRYADINYVVLSEIIEIKTGKPFYKAVRELLDYKKLGLKNTWFVQLENKPKNSLPLVNQFWSGHHWEIKDLNPSWDLYGGGGMASNVDEMAKYFQLLFNGKVIKNPEILKLIYTDVPPNLEINYCLGIRKIKVGDMMAYNHGGGLGTDVIYLPELDSTISIASLDAEKRPVVVGAEKLLAKKLKTFYKK
- a CDS encoding MFS transporter — encoded protein: MQIDSTPRISRTVIWLMSIISGLVVANNYYNQPLLGLISKDLAITESAAGKISVLTQLGYAAGLLLIVPLGDKFLRKKLILIDLLLVFGSLLWMTFATELWMLYVASLLIGTTSVIPQLFVPIAAELSSDEERSGNIGLVMSGLLLGILLSRFVGGIVGEIWGWRAMFGIAAGLMIVVWLAVYKMLPEIHPNFKGTYKELMRSVANLARTQPVLQLASFRGAMAFGSMCALFTTLVFHMEKPPFNAGASVVGSFGLAGAVGALAAAKVGKLQKYFDINRIIFYSLLIVLGSWAFTYFAGETYWGLIVGVVLVDLGVQSSHIMNQTNYFMIKSNAVNRLNTVYMVSYFIGGSLGTWTASLAWQQAQWAGVCTVGATMGVLALIAHLLFCKKVNAAQ
- a CDS encoding winged helix-turn-helix transcriptional regulator; its protein translation is MGKRKENSTNSINEQYITECDLTYAVCKIGGRWKLLILCKLEYGKLRFSELRKCINGITERMLTLQLRELEKEGLVKRTVYAEVPPRVHYEMTEIANELIPIWKQLSKWGNKHRSLVQEESLVED
- a CDS encoding alpha/beta hydrolase, translating into MNTIQLNPEIAKILENLQQIHVFDGKDILDMSRKGYETMAVQLGGKKEAVRMIEEFNIPQNDHEIPIRIYRPNEIESEKSSAIVYLHGGWFISGSFETHDAIVRQLANATGSAVIFVDYRLAPEYPFPAGFNDAQLATEWIINNAEQLHLDKNKIGIIGDSAGGALATGVSTQLGEKLKFQVLIYPAADNTFQTASWKDYENGPIINKEEGIRAWNWYLDNTSYHQNPLAVPLLIKDFKNTPPTFVLLAEHDPLRDESQQLAEQMKASGIQVKTVVYKEMVHGFMHMGAVLKEAKEAAQEIAAFTKENLK
- a CDS encoding MFS transporter, whose product is MKKYAYVGFLGFLAVITTEFGVIGILPQIAEHYKISIDKAGYLLSAFALIIALTGPFMTLLTSGFDRKKIMFTSIAIFLFTGFVSSFSPPFWALILVRILPAFLQPVYIATALSVAISNAEDDKKNELMSIVFSGVTVAMVTTVPFATWISSLWSWEYSFMIQTVVSFIALVIIYFTLPSMPVKEKKSYGTQLKILTQPTFVLSTAANFFMITAWFSTYSYFADYLNKAKGMNETMVSYMLFVFGIIGVLSTWMAGKMLNKNVTKTTAFFLSGTLIIPVLLYFSNGNLLSTIVVIGIWGFMYSPSFLNASTYMISSAPDSLEFANSLATSFGNLGVTLGTTLGGWMIVTKGVEYNPWIGFVFGIMAFLMMILRSFYEKKDSRLLICKE